The Geoglobus acetivorans genome window below encodes:
- a CDS encoding HAD-IA family hydrolase — translation MKLIIFDLDGTLVEFNIPVDRIKSVLGINGPILEEIIRSEKGREMLKVLESYELECAKKSRLYPGVKDLLEYLDRRGVYTALYTRNSMKSVRVNLERHGLEFDFVFTREDDIKPSPLPVIYAMEDVGVDKSETAMVGDYIYDYLTARNAGIEFWFFENGRNSDLAERFRFTPDFTFRSHADLLKTLERRFNEH, via the coding sequence GTGAAGCTGATAATCTTCGACCTTGACGGTACCTTGGTGGAATTCAACATTCCGGTTGACAGAATAAAAAGCGTTCTCGGAATAAATGGACCCATTCTTGAGGAGATCATCAGAAGTGAAAAAGGCAGGGAAATGCTGAAGGTTCTGGAAAGCTATGAACTTGAGTGTGCAAAAAAATCAAGGCTTTATCCCGGTGTGAAAGATCTTCTTGAGTATCTTGACAGGAGAGGTGTTTACACCGCCCTGTACACAAGAAACTCAATGAAAAGTGTGAGGGTAAATCTCGAAAGGCACGGGCTCGAATTCGATTTTGTGTTTACGAGAGAGGATGACATCAAACCCTCTCCCCTGCCCGTGATTTACGCCATGGAAGATGTTGGGGTGGACAAAAGTGAGACGGCCATGGTTGGAGATTACATATATGACTATCTCACTGCCAGAAACGCCGGTATTGAATTCTGGTTCTTTGAAAACGGGCGAAATAGTGACCTTGCAGAAAGGTTCCGGTTCACGCCAGATTTCACATTCAGGTCCCATGCAGATCTCTTGAAAACCCTGGAGAGGAGGTTCAATGAGCATTGA
- a CDS encoding oligopeptide/dipeptide ABC transporter ATP-binding protein, translating into MIQVKNLKKYYPVQKSAIEAMLSRKREYIRAVDGISFSMGKGEVLSLVGESGCGKTTTGRMIVGLENPTEGSIFYAGKDITLLKGGEYRAIRRKIQMIFQDPYASLNPRMRIGDHLIDPLLIHGLAEKNEAVEIAMKMLDRVGLPGEEFYSRMPHQLSGGQRQRVVIARAMILKPEFVVADEAVSMIDVSLRASILQLLMEFKRDYDLSMLFITHDISVGKIVSDRIAVMYLGKIVEIGDIDEVIHNPRHPYTAALLSSVPSFVRRRDRVDIKGDIANPIDIPKGCRFHPRCPFAKDKCRKEEPEITEGKHGFACHYPLDIAF; encoded by the coding sequence ATGATCCAAGTAAAAAATCTGAAGAAATACTACCCGGTTCAGAAATCGGCCATTGAAGCCATGCTTTCGAGGAAGAGAGAGTACATCAGGGCAGTTGATGGGATATCCTTCAGCATGGGGAAAGGAGAAGTCCTTTCGCTTGTTGGTGAAAGTGGTTGCGGTAAAACGACAACCGGGAGAATGATTGTCGGGCTTGAAAACCCGACAGAAGGCAGCATATTCTACGCCGGAAAAGATATTACCCTGCTGAAAGGCGGAGAGTACAGGGCAATAAGGAGAAAAATCCAGATGATATTCCAGGATCCCTATGCATCCCTCAATCCAAGAATGAGGATAGGGGATCACCTCATTGACCCTCTGCTCATTCATGGACTGGCAGAGAAAAATGAGGCAGTAGAAATTGCCATGAAGATGCTGGACAGGGTTGGACTTCCAGGAGAAGAATTTTACAGCAGAATGCCGCACCAGCTTTCAGGTGGGCAGAGGCAGCGAGTCGTGATTGCGAGAGCGATGATTCTGAAACCTGAGTTTGTTGTTGCTGATGAAGCAGTTTCCATGATTGACGTCAGTCTGAGAGCGTCAATCCTTCAGCTTCTGATGGAGTTCAAGAGAGACTACGACCTGAGCATGCTGTTCATCACTCACGATATATCAGTAGGCAAGATCGTAAGCGACAGGATTGCAGTGATGTATCTGGGCAAGATCGTCGAGATCGGGGATATTGACGAGGTCATCCACAACCCGAGGCACCCATACACGGCTGCTCTGCTGTCATCAGTCCCAAGCTTCGTCAGGCGAAGGGATAGAGTGGACATAAAGGGCGACATTGCCAACCCGATAGACATACCCAAGGGCTGCAGGTTCCATCCACGCTGCCCGTTTGCGAAGGACAAATGCAGAAAGGAGGAACCGGAGATTACCGAAGGAAAACATGGCTTTGCCTGTCACTATCCCCTCGACATAGCTTTTTAA